One region of Candidatus Neomarinimicrobiota bacterium genomic DNA includes:
- a CDS encoding extracellular solute-binding protein has protein sequence MRRYPPLLLTLLLLVGCSRDRGGDDIEYWCASNIFEVEFARQVVNLWNADTSHRTVRLQPVPEGQSSEEVILAAVVGKTTPDIYSNMWPGAVEQYREAGVILPFNSFPDFSDYVDERLPESLIKQFISSDGRFYQFPWKGNPLLMAYNKELLNDFLECDLPRTYEDFYQIGEKLSQRLADTGVKQIWMLDPNITPLWWQRYFDFYTFYVSASQGRTFISPEKEVFLNSSAGQRVFEFFREGYRKDLMPISLFKEDIFLMGRLIFHITGPWSNSHYERFAPEGFEWGYTPIPVPEEGMLPYTYGDTKNIVIFSDTQYPDDCWEFIKFMTSKQNDYLFMQVTQ, from the coding sequence ATGAGACGTTACCCACCACTTCTTCTCACCTTGCTCTTATTGGTAGGCTGCAGTAGAGATCGTGGTGGAGATGACATCGAGTATTGGTGTGCCTCCAATATTTTCGAGGTGGAATTTGCCAGACAGGTGGTGAATCTATGGAATGCCGACACCAGTCACCGCACGGTTCGACTTCAGCCTGTTCCTGAAGGACAGTCCAGTGAGGAAGTAATCCTGGCAGCTGTTGTCGGCAAAACAACGCCCGATATCTATTCCAACATGTGGCCAGGGGCCGTTGAACAATATCGTGAAGCGGGCGTGATACTCCCCTTCAACTCTTTTCCCGATTTCAGTGATTATGTTGATGAACGATTGCCCGAAAGTCTTATCAAACAGTTTATCTCTTCCGATGGGAGATTCTACCAGTTTCCCTGGAAAGGAAATCCACTTTTGATGGCGTACAATAAAGAGCTTCTTAACGACTTCCTGGAGTGTGATCTACCGAGAACATACGAGGACTTCTATCAAATCGGAGAAAAACTAAGCCAGCGCCTTGCCGACACCGGAGTGAAACAGATCTGGATGCTTGATCCCAACATCACGCCGTTATGGTGGCAACGCTACTTCGATTTTTACACCTTCTACGTTTCCGCCAGTCAGGGAAGGACTTTTATCTCCCCTGAGAAAGAGGTTTTCCTTAATTCTTCTGCTGGACAGCGCGTGTTTGAATTCTTTCGTGAAGGATACAGGAAAGATCTTATGCCAATTAGCTTGTTCAAAGAAGATATTTTCTTGATGGGTCGACTGATATTTCATATTACAGGCCCATGGTCAAACTCACATTATGAACGGTTTGCTCCTGAAGGATTTGAATGGGGTTATACTCCCATTCCAGTCCCCGAAGAAGGCATGCTGCCTTACACGTACGGGGACACAAAGAATATTGTTATCTTCAGCGATACTCAGTATCCGGACGACTGCTGGGAATTCATTAAGTTTATGACTTCTAAACAAAATGATTATCTTTTTATGCAAGTGACTCAATAG